The Pseudopipra pipra isolate bDixPip1 chromosome 6, bDixPip1.hap1, whole genome shotgun sequence genome includes a region encoding these proteins:
- the TMEM109 gene encoding LOW QUALITY PROTEIN: voltage-gated monoatomic cation channel TMEM109 (The sequence of the model RefSeq protein was modified relative to this genomic sequence to represent the inferred CDS: deleted 3 bases in 2 codons; substituted 1 base at 1 genomic stop codon), whose protein sequence is MAMAHPKVPRSFLWEEGAGYPPFPSQARCPWPCPADSAIPKIAGTPRPVPGRRGGRTELXGLCPPLLSGGPQTQQDDPKTSPSRLPLSPQIPGSRMASAGGLRALLVLLLWAPFLVGSAADEAKGGPEGFRGHSSTATMDDLLSRLGKASWDTLEGWVGPQALQMVAESLSTTLWIVSSGISAALTTLCGILADLLAASSIGGHRLVRAAALSPGEVQRVLLWALAALLGSWVLSRLRGLLLPLLRGVKLFLFLGAFLHVAASKESPTVQAGMLLALWVLYALLGSLVGSQNPTARLDAAVRSLEWKVEELRRRQKFGGPRNRED, encoded by the exons ATGGCTATGGCCCATCCCAAAGTTCCCCGCTCCTTCCTTTGGGAAGAGGGCGCTGGGtacccccccttccccagccaggCCCGGTGCCCTTGGCCGTGTCCCGCTGACTCC GCCATCCCAAAAATAGCCGGGACACCCAGGCCTGTGCCTGGAAGGCGAGGGGGGAGGACGGAGCTTTGAGgcctctgccctcccctcctg tcagggggaccccaaacccagcaggatgaccccaaaaccagcccctctcggctccccctctccccacagATCCCGGGATCCAGGATGGCCAGTGCCGGGGGGCTCCGGGCCCTGCTGGTCCTGCTCCTGTGGGCCCCGTTCCTGGTGGGATCGGCAGCAGATGAAGCCAAGGGTGGCCCGGAGGGATTCCGGGGAcactccagcactgccaccatGGATGACCTGCTGTCCCGGCTGGGAAAAGCCTCCTGGGATACCCTGGAGGGCTGGGTGGGACCCCAAGCCCTGCAAATGGTGGCGGAG AGCCTCTCCACCACCCTCTGGATCGTTTCCTCTGGAATCTCAGCAGCCCTGACCACGCTCTGCGGGATCCTGGCGGATCTCCTGGCCGCTTCCAGCATCGGCG GCCACCGGCTGGTGCGAGCGGCCGCGCTGAGCCCCGGGGAAGTCCAGCGGGTTCTCCTGTGGGCTCTGGCCGCCCTGCTGGGATCCTGGGTGTTATCCCGGCTCCGGGGgctgctgctcccgctgctccggGGGGTGaagcttttcctcttcctcgGAGCCTTCCTCCACGTGGCCGCTTCCAAGGAGAGCCCCACGGTGCAGGCGGGAATGCTGCTGGCCCTGTGGGTGCTCTACGCcctcctggggagcctggtggGATCCCAGAATCCCACTGCCCGGCTGGATGCGGCCGTCAGGAGCCTGGAGTGGAAGGTGGAGGAGCTGCGGCGGCGCCAGAAGTTCGGGGGGCCCCGGAACCGGGAGGATTGa
- the PRPF19 gene encoding pre-mRNA-processing factor 19 → MALICSISNEVPEHPCVSPVSNHVYERRLIEKYIAENGTDPVNNQPLAEEQLIDIKVAHPIRPKPPSATSIPAILKALQDEWDAVMLHSFTLRQQLQTTRQELSHALYQHDAACRVIARLTKEVTAAREALATLKPQAGLIVPQAVPSAQPNVAGAGEAMDLGELAGMTPEIIQKLQDKATVLTTERKKRGKTVPEELVKPEELSKYRQVASHVGLHSASIPGILALDLCPSDTNKILTGGADKNVIVFDKSSEQILATLKGHTKKVTSVVFHPSQELVFSASPDATIRIWSVPNASCVQVVRAHEGSVTGLSLHATGDYLLSSSDDQYWAFSDIQTGRVLTKVTDESSGCALTCAQFHPDGLIFGTGTMDSQIKIWDLKERTNVANFPGHSGPITSIAFSENGYYLATAADDSSVKLWDLRKLKNFKTLQLDNNFEVKSLIFDQSGTYLALGGTDVQIYICKQWTEILHFTEHSGLTTGVAFGHHAKFIASTGMDRSLKFYSL, encoded by the exons ATGGCGCTCATCTGCTCCA TCTCCAACGAGGTGCCGGAGCACCCGTGCGTGTCGCCCGTGTCCAACCACGTGTACGAGCGGCGGCTGATCGAGAAGTACATCGCCGAGAACGGCACCGACCCCGTCAACAACCAGCCCCTGGCCGAGGAGCAGCTCATCGACATCAAAG TTGCCCACCCGATCCGCCCCAAGCCTCCCTCGGCCACCAGCATCCCGGCCATCCTGAAGGCGCTGCAGGACGAGTGG GACGCGGTGATGCTGCACAGCTTCACGCTGCGGCAGCAGCTGCAGACCACGCGGCAGGAGCTGTCCCACGCGCTGTACCAGCACGACGCCGCCTGCCGCGTCATCGCCCGCCTCACCAAGGAGGTCACGGCCGCCAGGGAAG cTCTGGCCACCCTGAAGCCCCAGGCCGGGCTCATCGTGCCCCAGGCGGTGCCGTCGGCGCAGCCCAACGTGGCG GGCGCCGGGGAGGCCATGGATTTGGGAGAGCTGGCGGGAATGACCCCGGAGATCATCCAGAAG CTCCAAGACAAGGCCACGGTGCTGACCACGGAGCGTAAGAAG AGGGGCAAGACTGTCCCCGAGGAGCTGGTGAAGCCGGAGGAGCTCAGCAAGTACCGGCAGGTCGCCTCCCACGTG GGGCTGCACAGCGCCAGCATCCCGGGAATTCTGGCCTTGGATCTGTGTCCTTCCGACACCAACAAGATCCTCACCG GTGGGGCGGATAAAAACGTCATCGTGTTCGACAAGAGCTCGGAGCAGATCCTGGCCACGCTCAAGGGACACACCAAGAAGGTCACCAGCGTCGTCTTCCACCCGTCCCAG GAGTTGGTGTTCTCGGCTTCTCCCGACGCCACGATCCGGATCTGGTCCGTTCCCAACGCCTCCTGTGTCCAGGTGGTCCGTGCCCACGAGGGCTCCGTGACCGGGCTCAGCCTCCACGCCACCGGAGATTACCTGCTCAGCTCCTCAGATGACCAG tacTGGGCTTTCTCGGATATCCAGACAGGCCGTGTCCTCACCAAGGTGACGGATGAGAGCTCTGGCTGTG CTCTCACCTGTGCCCAGTTCCACCCGGACGGGCTCATTTTCGGGACGGGAACGATGGATTCGCAAATCAAGATCTGGGATCTGAAG GAACGCACCAACGTGGCCAACTTCCCGGGGCACTCCGGGCCCATCACCAGCATCGCCTTCTCCGAGAACGGATATTACCTGGCCACGGCCGCCGACGACTCCTCCGTCAAACTCTGGGATCTGCGGAAGCTCAAGAACTTCAAGACGCTGCAGCTGGATAACAACTTCGAg GTGAAATCCCTGATTTTCGACCAGAGCGGGACCTACCTGGCGCTGGGCGGGACCGACGTCCAGATCTACATCTGCAAGCAGTGGACGGAGATCCTGCACTTCacag AGCACAGTGGCCTGACCACGGGAGTGGCCTTTGGCCACCACGCCAAGTTCATCGCGTCCACGGGGATGGACCGGAGCCTCAAGTTCTACAGCCTGTAA
- the ZP1 gene encoding zona pellucida sperm-binding protein 1 isoform X2: MGRSCSFLLLLFLLVPWPRATVSFLRHRYTCGELGMQLLVFPSHGRSVRFKVLDEFGTRFDVANCSICLHRLNSGEDGSVIFSSGYKGCHVLLQGNRYVLRVQLEELLPSGILLTSSEVNITCPKPGGYETLPDGIPERGRDSGILVSHTGLQHHVSQSSLTLAGSHTHTHSEQLHTVAQNGPSSVLPGIPPQSNPVRPGLPSESTGIRPISNIQGGFNHPGVQPLRPGGQTQPGLGSQNPPRPVSQNPPSPVHPGSQTQPGPHPGSASQNSPSSVYSGNQNPPGLRPGFVFQNPPSPVHPGSQTQPGPRPGSASQNSPSSVYSGNQNPPGLRPGFVFHNPPSPVHPGSQTQPEPRPGSASQNSPGLTPAGAHPPAGFLRPGSPLPNQPGMAQPSFVSSSQTGLIHPGHPSPALVRPGLSSWPGLISPGLQPGLLHPGIHNPLQPTALFYPSGGAGMQLTREQCQVPVGRMPCVAPQGRDGCIQAGCCHDDTDRATPCYYGNTATVQCLREGQFILVVPRGMAVQPYNLDSVRLAGSQAGCEPFRVTESSVMFRFPVTRCGTTVQVIEDRLIYENQLISTIDVQGSSRGFVTRDSVYILQARCIYNASDLLPLGMEVAVPPTAAPLAMPGPLGLELRIATDESYSSYHPVGDFPLVRVLRDPIFVEVRLLQKTDPNLVLVLHQCWASPGSSAASQPQWPILVDGCPFQGDNYRTRMVPVGPASPELPFPSHYQRFVISTFTFVEPPGMAVMEGEVYISCSASVCHLAQPEPCRPSCQLGATSRARRSPGNSRMGDGMGTVTSQGRVVFPKVSKRG; encoded by the exons ATGGGACggagctgctccttcctcctgctcctcttcctccttgtcCCGTGGCCCAGGGCCACCGTGTCGTTCCTGCGGCACCGCTACACCTGCggagagctgggaatgcagCTCCTGGTATTCCCGTCCCACGGCCGCTCCGTCCGCTTCAAGGTCCTGG ACGAGTTTGGGACCCGCTTTGACGTGGCCAACTGCTCCATCTGCCTCCACCGGCTCAACTCTGGGGAGGATGGATCTGTCATCTTCTCCTCCGGATACAAGGGCTGCCACGTCCTGCTCCAG GGGAACCGCTACGTCCTGAgggtgcagctggaggagctgcttcccagcgGGATCCTGCTCACCTCCTCCGAGGTCAACATCACCTGCCCGAAGCCGGGTGGCTACGAGACACTCCCGGACGGCAtcccggagcggggccgggataGCGGCATCCTGGTCTCCCACACTGGTCTCCAGCACCACGTCTCCCAGTCCTCCCTCACCCTGGCGGGatcccacacccacacccactcGGAGCAGCTTCACACTGTGGCACAGAACGGGCCCAGCTCGGTGCTTCCCGGGATTCCGCCCCAGTCCAACCCAGTTCGCCCAGGGCTTCCGTCCGAGTCTACTGGGATTCGTCCCATCTCCAATATCCAGGGAGGCTTCAATCACCCGGGAGTGCAGCCCCTCCGCCCTGGGGGTCAGACCCAGCCAGGGCTTGGATCCCAAAATCCTCCCA GGCCTGTATCCCAAAATCCTCCCAGTCCGGTGCATCCCGGGAGTCAGACTCAGCCAGGGCCTCACCCAGGGTCTGCATCCCAAAATTCTCCCAGTTCAGTGTATTCTGGGAATCAAAATCCACCAGGCCTTCGTCCAGGGTTTGTATTCCAAAATCCTCCCAGTCCGGTGCATCCCGGGAGTCAGACCCAGCCAGGGCCTCGCCCAGGGTCTGCATCCCAAAATTCTCCCAGTTCAGTGTATTCTGGGAATCAAAATCCACCAGGCCTTCGTCCAGGGTTTGTATTCCACAATCCTCCCAGTCCGGTGCATCCCGGGAGTCAGACCCAGCCAGAGCCTCGCCCAGGGTCTGCATCCCAAAACTCACCTGGCTTGACCCCTGCTGGTGCTCACCCTCCAGCAGGATTCCTGCGCCCAGGATCTCCGCTCCCAAACCAGCCAGGAATGGCTCAGCCCAGTTTTGTCTCCAGCTCCCAAACGGGGCTGATCCATCCCGGCCATCCCAGTCCGGCTTTAGTGCGCCCGGGACTCTCATCCTGGCCGGGTTTGATCAGCCCTGGACTCCAGCCTGGATTGCTGCATCCCGGGATCCACAACCCGCTCCAGCCCACGGCACTCTTCTACCCTTCGGGAGGGGCAG GAATGCAGCTGACGCGGGAGCAGTGCCAGGTGCCGGTGGGCCGGATGCCGTGCGTGGCTCCGCAGGGACGGGACGGGTGCATCCAGGCGGGATGCTGCCACGACGACACGGATCGTGCCACGCCCTGCTACTACGGGAACACGG CCACCGTGCAGTGCCTGCGGGAGGGGCAGTTTATCCTGGTGGTCCCGCGGGGAATGGCCGTGCAGCCCTACAACCTGGACAGCGTCCGGCTGGCCGGCAGCCAGGCAGGGTGCGAGCCCTTCCGCGTCACCGAGAGCTCCGTCATGTTCCGCTTCCCGGTCACGCGCTGCGGGACCACCGTGCAG GTGATCGAGGACCGGCTGATCTACGAGAACCAGCTGATCTCCACCATCGATGTCCAGGGATCCTCCCGCGGCTTCGTCACCCGGGACAGCGTCTACAT tcTCCAGGCTCGGTGCATCTACAACGCCAGCGACCTCCTTCCCCTGGGAATGGAGGTGGCCGTGCCCCCCACGGCCGCTCCGTTGGCAATGCCGGGACCGCTGGGGCTCGAGCTCCGGATTGCCACCG ATGAATCCTACAGCTCCTACCACCCCGTGGGCGACTTCCCCCTGGTCAGGGTGCTCCGGGACCCCATTTTCGTGGAAGTCCGGCTGCTCCAGAAGACGGATCCCAACCTGGTGCTGGTGCTCCACCAGTGCTGGGCCTCTCCCGGCTCCAGCGCCGCCTCCCAGCCCCAGTGGCCCATCCTGGTGGACGG GTGTCCCTTCCAGGGGGACAATTACCGGACGCGGATGGTGCCGGTGGGTCCGGCCTCTCCGGAGCTGCCGTTCCCAAGCCACTACCAGCGGTTTGTCATCTCCACCTTCACCTTTGTGGAGCCTCCCGGGATGGCCGTGATGGAGGGAGAG GTGTACATTTCCTGCAGTGCCTCCGTGTGCCACCTGGCCCAGCCGGAGCCGTGCCGCCCCTCCTGCCAGCTAGGAGCGACCTCAC GAGCGCGTCGGTCTCCGGGGAACAGCAGGATGGGCGATGGAATGGGAACAGTCACATCCCAGGGACGCGTTGTCTTTCCCAAGGTTTCCAAGAGAGGGTGA
- the ZP1 gene encoding zona pellucida sperm-binding protein 1 isoform X1, whose translation MGRSCSFLLLLFLLVPWPRATVSFLRHRYTCGELGMQLLVFPSHGRSVRFKVLDEFGTRFDVANCSICLHRLNSGEDGSVIFSSGYKGCHVLLQGNRYVLRVQLEELLPSGILLTSSEVNITCPKPGGYETLPDGIPERGRDSGILVSHTGLQHHVSQSSLTLAGSHTHTHSEQLHTVAQNGPSSVLPGIPPQSNPVRPGLPSESTGIRPISNIQGGFNHPGVQPLRPGGQTQPGLGSQNPPSWRLPGGQTWPGLRPEFVSQNSPSSVNPGIQAQPGLRPGLASQNSPSWVNPGSQTQPGLRPGFASPNHPSSVNLWGQNQLRPGPVSQNPPSPVHPGSQTQPGPHPGSASQNSPSSVYSGNQNPPGLRPGFVFQNPPSPVHPGSQTQPGPRPGSASQNSPSSVYSGNQNPPGLRPGFVFHNPPSPVHPGSQTQPEPRPGSASQNSPGLTPAGAHPPAGFLRPGSPLPNQPGMAQPSFVSSSQTGLIHPGHPSPALVRPGLSSWPGLISPGLQPGLLHPGIHNPLQPTALFYPSGGAGMQLTREQCQVPVGRMPCVAPQGRDGCIQAGCCHDDTDRATPCYYGNTATVQCLREGQFILVVPRGMAVQPYNLDSVRLAGSQAGCEPFRVTESSVMFRFPVTRCGTTVQVIEDRLIYENQLISTIDVQGSSRGFVTRDSVYILQARCIYNASDLLPLGMEVAVPPTAAPLAMPGPLGLELRIATDESYSSYHPVGDFPLVRVLRDPIFVEVRLLQKTDPNLVLVLHQCWASPGSSAASQPQWPILVDGCPFQGDNYRTRMVPVGPASPELPFPSHYQRFVISTFTFVEPPGMAVMEGEVYISCSASVCHLAQPEPCRPSCQLGATSRARRSPGNSRMGDGMGTVTSQGRVVFPKVSKRG comes from the exons ATGGGACggagctgctccttcctcctgctcctcttcctccttgtcCCGTGGCCCAGGGCCACCGTGTCGTTCCTGCGGCACCGCTACACCTGCggagagctgggaatgcagCTCCTGGTATTCCCGTCCCACGGCCGCTCCGTCCGCTTCAAGGTCCTGG ACGAGTTTGGGACCCGCTTTGACGTGGCCAACTGCTCCATCTGCCTCCACCGGCTCAACTCTGGGGAGGATGGATCTGTCATCTTCTCCTCCGGATACAAGGGCTGCCACGTCCTGCTCCAG GGGAACCGCTACGTCCTGAgggtgcagctggaggagctgcttcccagcgGGATCCTGCTCACCTCCTCCGAGGTCAACATCACCTGCCCGAAGCCGGGTGGCTACGAGACACTCCCGGACGGCAtcccggagcggggccgggataGCGGCATCCTGGTCTCCCACACTGGTCTCCAGCACCACGTCTCCCAGTCCTCCCTCACCCTGGCGGGatcccacacccacacccactcGGAGCAGCTTCACACTGTGGCACAGAACGGGCCCAGCTCGGTGCTTCCCGGGATTCCGCCCCAGTCCAACCCAGTTCGCCCAGGGCTTCCGTCCGAGTCTACTGGGATTCGTCCCATCTCCAATATCCAGGGAGGCTTCAATCACCCGGGAGTGCAGCCCCTCCGCCCTGGGGGTCAGACCCAGCCAGGGCTTGGATCCCAAAATCCTCCCAGTTGGAGGCTTCCTGGGGGTCAAACTTGGCCAGGCCTTCGCCCAGAGTTTGTATCCCAAAACTCTCCCAGTTCAGTGAATCCCGGGATtcaggcccagccagggctTCGCCCAGGGCTGGCATCCCAAAACTCTCCCAGCTGGGTGAATCCCGGGAGTCAGACTCAACCAGGGCTTCGCCCGGGGTTTGCATCCCCAAACCATCCCAGTTCGGTGAATCTCTGGGGTCAAAATCAACTTCGCCCAGGGCCTGTATCCCAAAATCCTCCCAGTCCGGTGCATCCCGGGAGTCAGACTCAGCCAGGGCCTCACCCAGGGTCTGCATCCCAAAATTCTCCCAGTTCAGTGTATTCTGGGAATCAAAATCCACCAGGCCTTCGTCCAGGGTTTGTATTCCAAAATCCTCCCAGTCCGGTGCATCCCGGGAGTCAGACCCAGCCAGGGCCTCGCCCAGGGTCTGCATCCCAAAATTCTCCCAGTTCAGTGTATTCTGGGAATCAAAATCCACCAGGCCTTCGTCCAGGGTTTGTATTCCACAATCCTCCCAGTCCGGTGCATCCCGGGAGTCAGACCCAGCCAGAGCCTCGCCCAGGGTCTGCATCCCAAAACTCACCTGGCTTGACCCCTGCTGGTGCTCACCCTCCAGCAGGATTCCTGCGCCCAGGATCTCCGCTCCCAAACCAGCCAGGAATGGCTCAGCCCAGTTTTGTCTCCAGCTCCCAAACGGGGCTGATCCATCCCGGCCATCCCAGTCCGGCTTTAGTGCGCCCGGGACTCTCATCCTGGCCGGGTTTGATCAGCCCTGGACTCCAGCCTGGATTGCTGCATCCCGGGATCCACAACCCGCTCCAGCCCACGGCACTCTTCTACCCTTCGGGAGGGGCAG GAATGCAGCTGACGCGGGAGCAGTGCCAGGTGCCGGTGGGCCGGATGCCGTGCGTGGCTCCGCAGGGACGGGACGGGTGCATCCAGGCGGGATGCTGCCACGACGACACGGATCGTGCCACGCCCTGCTACTACGGGAACACGG CCACCGTGCAGTGCCTGCGGGAGGGGCAGTTTATCCTGGTGGTCCCGCGGGGAATGGCCGTGCAGCCCTACAACCTGGACAGCGTCCGGCTGGCCGGCAGCCAGGCAGGGTGCGAGCCCTTCCGCGTCACCGAGAGCTCCGTCATGTTCCGCTTCCCGGTCACGCGCTGCGGGACCACCGTGCAG GTGATCGAGGACCGGCTGATCTACGAGAACCAGCTGATCTCCACCATCGATGTCCAGGGATCCTCCCGCGGCTTCGTCACCCGGGACAGCGTCTACAT tcTCCAGGCTCGGTGCATCTACAACGCCAGCGACCTCCTTCCCCTGGGAATGGAGGTGGCCGTGCCCCCCACGGCCGCTCCGTTGGCAATGCCGGGACCGCTGGGGCTCGAGCTCCGGATTGCCACCG ATGAATCCTACAGCTCCTACCACCCCGTGGGCGACTTCCCCCTGGTCAGGGTGCTCCGGGACCCCATTTTCGTGGAAGTCCGGCTGCTCCAGAAGACGGATCCCAACCTGGTGCTGGTGCTCCACCAGTGCTGGGCCTCTCCCGGCTCCAGCGCCGCCTCCCAGCCCCAGTGGCCCATCCTGGTGGACGG GTGTCCCTTCCAGGGGGACAATTACCGGACGCGGATGGTGCCGGTGGGTCCGGCCTCTCCGGAGCTGCCGTTCCCAAGCCACTACCAGCGGTTTGTCATCTCCACCTTCACCTTTGTGGAGCCTCCCGGGATGGCCGTGATGGAGGGAGAG GTGTACATTTCCTGCAGTGCCTCCGTGTGCCACCTGGCCCAGCCGGAGCCGTGCCGCCCCTCCTGCCAGCTAGGAGCGACCTCAC GAGCGCGTCGGTCTCCGGGGAACAGCAGGATGGGCGATGGAATGGGAACAGTCACATCCCAGGGACGCGTTGTCTTTCCCAAGGTTTCCAAGAGAGGGTGA
- the LOC135416610 gene encoding acyl-coenzyme A amino acid N-acyltransferase 2-like, with protein sequence MVEVTVTPRSSLADRPVQLRVRGLSPSQLVTLRAWLRDEQGERFQSRAFFRADGSGEVDPGSQAALGGSYSGVWPMGLFWFLQPDTLFRRLVKRDVAGSPFLVRLEVFDGVQLGAEPRERPLGWCEAERWYVGPGVQRVPVRQGRVRGALFLPPGPGPFPGVIDMFGGAGGLIEFRAGLLASRGFAVLALAFFAYDDLPQVLAQFDLEYFEEAVDFLLRHPKVRGPGLGVVGVSKGAEVALALASFLPQVVATVWINGTAFLHGTPLVYRDLRIPPIPYRVERVLLTEAGALDNSAVFADPRHPAYRASAIPVEHVRGKVLFVVGEADRSFNSKLFAQLALARLPPGSGRILSYPGAGHLIEPPGSPLCGVSCIRSSPRPVVWGGEPQPHARAQEHSWHEIVRFLEQQLGPAATPKL encoded by the exons ATGGTGGAGGTGACGGTGACGCCGCGGTCCTCGCTGGCCGACCGGCCGGTGCAGCTGCGGGTGCGGGGCCTGTCCCCGTCCCAGCTGGTCACCCTGCGCGCCTGGCTCAGGGACGAGCAGGGCGAGCGCTTCCAGTCCCGCGCCTTCTTCCGCGCCGACGGATCGGGAGAGGTGGATCCCGGCAGCCAGGCCGCGCTGGGGGGCAGCTACTCCGGCGTGTGGCCCATGGGGCTCTTCTGGTTCCTGCAGCCCGACACGCTTTTCCGCCGGCTGGTGAAGCGGGACGTGGCCGGGAGCCCCTTCCTGGTGCGGCTGGAGGTGTTCGACGGGGTCCAGCTGGGCGCGGAGCCGCGGGAGCGGCCGCTGGGATGGTGCGAGGCCGAGCGGTGGTACGTGGGGCCCGGAGTGCAGCGGGTGCCCGTCCGCCAGGGAAGGGTCCGAGGGGCCCTGTTCCTGCCTCCTG GTCCAGGACCCTTCCCGGGGGTGATTGACATGTTTGGAGGCGCCGGGGGGCTGATCGAATTCCGGGCGGGACTCCTGGCCAGCCGGGGCTTTGCTGTCCTGGCCCTCGCCTTCTTTGCCTACGACGACCTACCCCAAGTCCTGGCCCAGTTCGACCTGGAATACTTCGAGGAGGCGGTGGATTTCCTCCTCCGGCATCCCAAG GTGCGAGGCCCCGGCCTGGGCGTGGTGGGCGTCTCCAAGGGCGCGGAGGTGGCCCTGGCCCTGGCCAGCTTCCTGCCGCAGGTGGTGGCCACGGTGTGGATCAACGGCACGGCCTTCCTCCACGGCACCCCGCTGGTCTACAGGGACCTGCGCATCCCGCCCATCCCGTACCGCGTGGAGCGCGTCCTCCTCACCGAGGCGGGAGCCCTGGACAACTCGGCCGTCTTCGCCGACCCCCGCCACCCCGCCTACCGCGCCTCGGCCATCCCGGTGGAGCACGTCCGCGGGAAGGTGCTCTTCGTGGTGGGAGAGGCCGACCGCAGCTTCAACAGCAAGCTGTTCGCCCAGCTGGCCCTGGCGCGGCTGCCCCCGGGGAGCGGGCGGATCCTGTCGTATCCCGGCGCCGGGCACCTCATCGAGCCGCCCGGGTCCCCCCTGTGCGGCGTCTCCTGCATCCGCAGCTCCCCCCGGCCCGTGGTGTGGGGCGGGGagccccagccccacgcccgcGCCCAGGAGCACTCCTGGCACGAGATTGTCCggttcctggagcagcagctgggccCGGCCGCCACCCCGAAGCTGTGA
- the LOC135416603 gene encoding membrane-spanning 4-domains subfamily A member 12-like isoform X2, whose amino-acid sequence MFHFPPPPPPLGVIFGGVLGSGGARGGCDAAADVTAPGQWAAGGAGCGGRGVAGAAPVGAGLLRGVPAPPDLSMQGMGSLRLGNRAVMYTAETLSKGKNRVMGTIQIMTGFLHIGFGIVLTTLTHLYTSVFVIGEIPFLGGVSFIISGCLSIGAEKSPTECAVKGSQTMNVISAIFALLGIVAFIIDLNLNVLYHSSLDYPGYLVLLAGNGISIVLLIFTVLEFCIAVATANFWCRATRLSSNELAAPEV is encoded by the exons ATGTTCCACTTtccacccccccctccccctttaggggtgatttttgggggggttttggggtcgGGCGGTGCCCGGGGGGGGTGTGATGCAGCCGCTGACGTCACGGCGCCCGGCCAatgggcggcgggcggggcggggtgTGGCGGGCGGGGTgtggcgggggcggccccggtgGGAGCGGGGCTGCTCCGGGGGGTCCCGGCGCCCCCCGATCTCTCCATGCAGGGCATGGGGAGCCTCCGGCTGGGCAACCGCGCCGTCATGTACACGGCGGAGACCCTCTCCAAGGGCAAGAACCGCGTCATGGGG ACCATCCAGATCATGACGGGATTCCTGCACATCGGCTTCGGGATCGTCCTGACCACGCTCACCCACCTCTACACCTCGGTGTTCGTCATCGGAGAGATCCCGTTCCTGGGCGGCGTGTCG TTCATCATCTCCGGCTGCCTCTCCATCGGCGCCGAGAAGAGCCCCACGGAATGCGCG GTGAAGGGCAGCCAGACCATGAACGTCATCAGCGCCATCTTCGCCCTGCTGGGCATCGTGGCCTTCATCATCGACCTCAACCTCAACGTGCTCTACCACTCCAGCCTCGACTACCCCGGGTACCTCGTCCTG CTCGCAGGGAACGGGATTTCCATCGTGCTCCTCATCTTCACCGTCCTGGAATTCTGCATCGCCGTGGCCACCGCCAACTTCTGGTGCCGGGCCACCCGGCTCAGCTCCAACGAG CTGGCTGCTCCTGAAGTCTGA
- the LOC135416603 gene encoding membrane-spanning 4-domains subfamily A member 12-like isoform X1 has product MQGMGSLRLGNRAVMYTAETLSKGKNRVMGTIQIMTGFLHIGFGIVLTTLTHLYTSVFVIGEIPFLGGVSFIISGCLSIGAEKSPTECAVKGSQTMNVISAIFALLGIVAFIIDLNLNVLYHSSLDYPGYLVLLAGNGISIVLLIFTVLEFCIAVATANFWCRATRLSSNESMLIVPSATRVDLAVPPAELPQPPSYTELAAPEV; this is encoded by the exons ATGCAGGGCATGGGGAGCCTCCGGCTGGGCAACCGCGCCGTCATGTACACGGCGGAGACCCTCTCCAAGGGCAAGAACCGCGTCATGGGG ACCATCCAGATCATGACGGGATTCCTGCACATCGGCTTCGGGATCGTCCTGACCACGCTCACCCACCTCTACACCTCGGTGTTCGTCATCGGAGAGATCCCGTTCCTGGGCGGCGTGTCG TTCATCATCTCCGGCTGCCTCTCCATCGGCGCCGAGAAGAGCCCCACGGAATGCGCG GTGAAGGGCAGCCAGACCATGAACGTCATCAGCGCCATCTTCGCCCTGCTGGGCATCGTGGCCTTCATCATCGACCTCAACCTCAACGTGCTCTACCACTCCAGCCTCGACTACCCCGGGTACCTCGTCCTG CTCGCAGGGAACGGGATTTCCATCGTGCTCCTCATCTTCACCGTCCTGGAATTCTGCATCGCCGTGGCCACCGCCAACTTCTGGTGCCGGGCCACCCGGCTCAGCTCCAACGAG TCCATGCTGATCGTCCCCAGTGCCACCCGTGTGGACCTGGCCGTGCCGCCGGCGGAGCTGCCGCAGCCACCCAGCTACACCGAG CTGGCTGCTCCTGAAGTCTGA